The following DNA comes from Candidatus Binatus sp..
GAGCCCTTCGATCCGCAGATCGATCTCGCCCATCTCGAAGCCGGTCGCCTCGAGATTGAAGTCCAGGTCCAGCACCGACAGCTCTTTCAGCTGTTCGGCTAGTAGCTGATCATCCCACACCGAATTCTCGGTCAGTCGGTTATCAGCGATCATAAACGCCCTCGCTTGAGCCTCGCTCAAATGCTCCAGGCTTATGGTAGGCACCTCACTCCATCCCATCAGCTTGCAAGCCAGGACGCGGCCGTGCCCGGCGATGACCTTTCTGTTCCCGTCGATCAGAACCGGCACGTTGAAGCCGAAAGCCTCGATGCTGCGCGCTATCTGACGGACTTGCTTGGGACTGTGTGCGCGAGGATTTCTGGGGTCGAGTTGCAGAGCCGTGATCGGCTGATAGACGATGCTGATTCGATCGGCAGTTTGGTCCGTAACTAGCGGTCTAAGCTCTCTGCGCGGGTCAGTCCTCATCATCCACCCCTCCAAAACGAAAATCGCCCGAACAGGTCCGCATCTTATACTCACGCTACCGGTCCGGGCGAAAAAGCTACAAAGCAATCATCAGCTCAATTCAAGTAGCAATCAATATGGTAACGAGCCGATAGTGACGATTTACACACAGCCCCCCGTGCACTTACCAACAAAGTCCCGTAATCGATAAATTGCCGTTCGCAGATGCAACCGATTCCATCGAAATGGCTTACAGGTATCAACTGAGCCCGACCGCCCTCGGACGGAACGCATATCTTTACATGGGCTGTGTGTATAGACTTTCAACACCACTCCCGTGATTTAAGTTCGCGACAGCTTGTTTTGGGCGCGTTGGAGATATTGCTTTGAGAGGGTCAACCTTTGGCGCAATTCTGATCGGGTTCCTCGCGCTCGACGGTTGTTTTCAATGGACCGAGGATCCGAATGGCTCCCTTAGATCGGTCGGTGTACCTGGAATGTC
Coding sequences within:
- a CDS encoding ParB/Srx family N-terminal domain-containing protein; amino-acid sequence: MRTDPRRELRPLVTDQTADRISIVYQPITALQLDPRNPRAHSPKQVRQIARSIEAFGFNVPVLIDGNRKVIAGHGRVLACKLMGWSEVPTISLEHLSEAQARAFMIADNRLTENSVWDDQLLAEQLKELSVLDLDFNLEATGFEMGEIDLRIEGLTSKPELARFPDLLVRSDADAS